Proteins from one Plasmodium relictum strain SGS1 genome assembly, chromosome: 10 genomic window:
- a CDS encoding ribose 5-phosphate epimerase, putative produces MDNLKKIAAYKAVDDYVHSNMTIGLGTGTTVFYVLERIENLIKSGKIKDVICIPTSIDTEIKAKNLGIPLTTLNKNSKIDIAIDGTDEIDLNLNLIKGRGGALVREKLVAISASFFIIIGDESKLCINGLGTTGAVPIEILTFGYEKTIENLLKISTLRNCTYKLREKNGELFVTDNKNYIVDFFFTDPIEDLLETCKQIKMTIGVVDHGIFINMANVALISKYDGTVLTLNKK; encoded by the exons ATGGATAATTTAAAGAAGATAGca GCTTATAAAGCTGTAGATGATTATGTTCACTCAAATATGACTATAGGATTGGGTACTGGTACAACAGTTTTTTACGTTCTTGAGAGAattgaaaatttaataaaaagtgGGAAGATAAAAGATGTAATATGTATTCCTACAAGTATTGACACTGAAATAAAg gCAAAAAATTTGGGGATACCATTAACAACACTGAACAAAAATTCGAAAATTGATATAGCTATTGATGGAACAGATGAAAtagatttaaatttaaatttaataaaaggaAGAGGGGGAGCTCTCGTTCGTGAGAAGTTAGTTGCAATTAGTGCatccttttttataatt atcgGAGATGAATCAAAATTGTGTATTAATGGATTAGGCACAACAGGAGCAGTTCCCATAGAAATCTTAACGTTTGGTTATGAAAAAACtattgaaaatttattaaaaatttcaacACTTCGAAACTGCACTTATAaattaagagaaaaaaatggAGAACTTTTTGTAACAGacaacaaaaattatatagttgattttttttttactgaTCCAATAGAAGATTTATTAGAAACTtgcaaacaaattaaaatg ACAATTGGTGTTGTTGATCATggcatttttattaacatgGCCAACGTTGCTTTAATAAGTAAATATGATGGAACAGTTTtaacattaaataaaaaatga